CAAATGGTGGTTTCTTCCCAACAGGCGTGCATGGCTTCTTGGCAGGCTTCCAAATCGCAATCTTTGCCTTCGTTGGTGTAGAACTTGTGGGAACAACAGCTGCCGAAACGAAAGATCCAGCACGTAACTTACCAAAAGCAATTAACTCAATTCCAATTCGTATCATTATTTTCTACGTATTGGCATTGTTGATTGTAATGTCAGTAACACCATGGAATAAAATTGATCCAGCAATCAGCCCATTTGTAAACTTGTTCAGTCAAGCAGGGGTGGCAGCAGCAGCAATTTTGATGAACTTGGTGGTGTTGTCATCAGTGATGTCATCAATGAACAGTGGCGTGTTTTCGACAAGCCGTATGTTATTTGGTTTATCTCGTGAAGATCAGGGACCAAAAGCTTTTGGTAAATTGAACAGACGTGCAGTACCTGCAAATGCATTGTATTTCTCTGCTGCGTGTTTATTGTTAGGTGCAGCATTACAGTATTTTGTACCAAATACTGTTGAAGCATTTACGCTCGCAACAACACTTTCAACGATTTTGTTCATTTGCGTGTGGTTACTCATTATCTGGAGTTATATCCGTTACTACACGACGCGTCCTGAGCTACATGCAAAATCAACATTTAAATTACCGGGTGGTCTATTTACATGTTGGATCACGATTATTTTCTTTATTGGCATGATTTACGTGTTGTCTTTAGAACCAGATACGTTCAAAGCACTTAAAGTCAGCCCAATTTGGTTTCTTATCTTGATCATTGGTTATTTCTTCTTCTATAAACCGCGTCATAAAAAGTAATTAAATTTATTTGGTTATGATCAAACGCTGGCTGAAAAGCTGGCGTTTTTTATGCATATTGTTTTTCTCTTTAAGTTTACTCTTTAGCCGCCTGCATGATCACGGTATACTGCATCGAATTGTTTAAATCAGGTGCTCAGATGCGTCGTGTCATTTGCCTCATCAGTTTATTGAGCAGCAGTATTTTGCTAAGCGCTTGTGGTCAGTCAGGAGCATTACAGCTACCTTCTGATCCGAATTATGACAAACGTGCGAAATACTTGCTCTATCGTAATAAAGAACAGAAACAAGTTGTGCAACAGGATGAACAAGCTGAACAGTCAGTTGAAGCATCAGCCCCAACCCAAACAACATCACCTTAAGCTTTGAAATAAGGACACATTCATGAGTTTCACTCGCATTAATGGAGTATTGCATGCAGAGCAATGTTCTATGGAGCAGCTTGCGCAGCAATTTGGCACACCTTTGTATGTTTATTCAAAAGCAGCTTTTGAAAAACATTACTTAGATATGGACCGTGCTTTTGATTTTATTGATCATCAAATCTGTTTTGCGGTGAAATCTAACTCAAATTTAGCTGTTTTGAATGTATTGGCAAAACTTGGTGCTGGCTTTGATATCGTATCGGGTGGGGAACTAGCACGTGTTCTAAAAGCGGGTGGAGATGCATCTAAAGTTGTTTTTTCTGGTTTAGGTAAAACCGAAGCCGATATCGAAACATCGTTAAATGTAGGTATTGCTTGCTTTAATGTAGAGTCTTATGCAGAGCTGGACCGTCTGCAAAAAGTCGCAGCTCGTCTAGGCAAAAAAGCGCCGATTTCTTTACGTGTAAATCCAGACGTAGATGCAAAAACTCATCCTTATATTTCAACAGGTTTAAAAGAAAATAAATTTGGTATTCCAAGTGATACCGTTTATGAAACCTATCAATATGCTGCATCTTTACCAAATCTTGAAATCATTGGTATTGACTGCCACATCGGTTCGCAATTGACCGAGACCAAACCATTCGTTGATGCTTTAGATCGTGTCATGGTAATGATCGAAGAATTGAAAAAGCTTGGTATCAATCTTAAACATATTGATATCGGTGGTGGTTTAGGTGTTTGTTATAAAGATGAAACACCACCAAGTGTCGAAGAATATGCCAACTCAATGAAACCTGCTTTAGAAAAGCTAGGTCTCAAGGTTTATATGGAACCGGGCCGTAGCATTAGTGCAAATGCAGGAGCACTTTTAACAAAAGTTGATTTGCTCAAGCCAACGAGCCACCGTAATTTTGCCATTATTGATGCAGCAATGAATGATTTAATTCGTCCTGCATTATATGAAGCTTGGATGGATATCCAACCTGTAGTGCCAAGTTCAGATGCTGAAGAAAAAACTTGGGATTTGGTGGGTGCAATCTGTGAGACAGGTGACTTCATTGGTAAAGATCGCTCATTGGCTTTAAAAGAAAATGACTTGTTAGCTGTTCTCGGTGCTGGCGCTTATGGTTTTGTCATGAGTTCAAATTACAACACACGTGGACGTGCTGCAGAAGTGATGGTGTCTGGCGACAAAGCTCATTTAATTCGTGAGCGTGAAACGGTTGAGTCGCTTTGGGAAAAAGAAAGATTGTTGCCTTAGGAGTAAATGAAATGTTGTTAGAATTTACTAAAATGCATGGGCTAGGCAATGACTTTATGGTGGTTGATCTGATCAGCCAACGTGCCTATTTGGACACAGAAACAATTCAACGCTTAGCTGACCGCCATTTTGGCATCGGTTTTGATCAGCTTTTAATTGTTGAACCACCAGATTTACCGGAAGCAGATTTTAAATATCGTATTTTTAATGCTGATGGCTCTGAAGTTGAACAATGTGGTAACGGTGTACGTTGTTTTGCTCGCTTTGTACATGAGCGCCATTTAACAACGAAAACAAGTATTACTGTTCAAACCAAAGCTGGGATTGTAAAACCTGAACTGGGGCAAAATGGTTGGGTTCGCGTAAATATGGGCTACCCAAAGTTTCTACCAAATGAAATTCCATTCATTGCTGAACAACCAGAAGCTTTATATACACTTGAGTTAGCCAACGACCAAAACATCAGTATTGATGTGGTCAATATGGGTAATCCTCATGCTGTCACTATTGTTCCAGATGTATTAACTGCAGATGTTGCTGGTATTGGTCCACAAGTTGAGTCACATAAACGGTTTCCTGAACGTGTGAATGCTGGTTTCATGCAAATTATTGATGAAAAACATGTGCGTTTACGTGTATTTGAACGTGGTGTAGGTGAAACACTTGCATGTGGTACAGGCGCTTGTGCTGCTGCGGTCAGTGGTATGCGCCGTGGTTTACTTGCTAACTCAGTTGAAGTTGAACTGGCTGGTGGTAAGTTACAAATTGAATGGCAAGAAGGTGATGTGGTCTGGATGACTGGTCCAACAACTCATGTTTACGATGGGCGTTTGGATTTACGTTATTTCCAAGGTTAATCGCATGACCTAAATAGAAGCCTCTTTTATCAGCTAAAGTGATAAAAAAGGCTTTCTTTTATATGTACAATAATTTTTTAATTTATCTTTTACTCAAAGCCAATTTCAACGCAAACAACACAAAAATACTGCCTGTAATTCGGTCCATATACTTCACAAACTTAGGTTGTTTTAGATAACGTGACAGTGGCTGCATAGCCAAAATTAATAAAATTGACCATACTATTCCAATCACCACATGAATCATTACCAGTCCCATCACCCAAGTCACAGCCGATGCTTGCGGCGGAATAAATTGTGGAAGAAATGAAATATAAAAAATCCCAACTTTCGGGTTAAGTAAGTTACCTAAAAAACCTTTAATGAACCAATTCTCTGAAGTAGAGCGATTTGAATGACTTTCTTGTGTGTCTGCAAGTTGGCTTCGGGGTTTTAAAATCATATTTAAACCCAGCCACGCGAGATATGCTGCTCCCATCCATTTTAGAATATTAAAAGCTAAATCAGATGCCATGAGTAAAGCACCTAAACCACAAGCAACCACAATTCCCCATGCAATACAACCAAGGTTAATACCTACTGCTGCTTGAAATGCTTTAGATTTACCTTCCAGTGTAGCGGTGCGAATAATTAAAGTCGTGTCCAGACCAGGAGTAAGCGTAAGTAATGTAATCGCAATTAAGTAAGGAATGAGTATGGTGGTCATGACAGCAGATTTCCGACAAATACTTGAGGTGAATTGTAATATATAAGGTTATTCATCGTTATGCTGTGCGTTATCAAATTTTCCTGATTCAATAGTTTTTGATACACTCAAAAAAATGAGTAAACAAATGGAGAGCAATTTGGATTTTGCATTACAACTGCTCTCGATGTGGTTAAAAGAAAGAAAAATTCAGAACCAGTCTGAGCATACAATTACGGCTTATGAAAGAGATGTGAAAAGCTTTCTTGAGTTCTGTGAACAAAAAAAACTAGATTTAAGAAATATTGAAGCTTCAGATTTAAGAGAATATTTGGCCCAACGCGTTGAGCAGGATCAGTTAAGTTCAAGCAGTATGCAACGTCATCTCACCTCAATTCGTCAGTTCATGAAATGGGCGGAACAAGGTAAATATTTAGAAGTTAATCCGACTGACGATTTTAAATTAAAACGTCAACCTAGACCTTTGCCGGGTATGATCGACATAGAAACAGTCAATCAAATTTTAGATCAACCTATGCCTGAAAAGCCTGTTGATCAGCAATTATGGTTAAGAGATAAAGCCATGCTCGAGTTACTTTACTCAAGTGGTTTACGTCTGGCTGAATTGCAGGGTTTAACAGTTAAAGATGTAGATTTTAATCGTCAACTGGTACGTATTACAGGTAAAGGAAATAAGACCCGTATTGTACCGTTTGGAAAAAAGGCAAAAGAAAGCCTATTGAATTGGTTGAAAGTTTACAAAATTTGGAAAGGGTATTTTGATCAAAACGATTCTGTCTTTATTTCTTTACGAGGCGGAGCGCTCACCCCAAGGCAAATCGAAAAAAGAGTAAAGCTTCAAGCTCAACGGGCTGGTGTAAATGTCGATTTACATCCGCATTTACTGAGACACTGTTTTGCTAGCCATATGCTATCAAGTAGCGGTGATTTGCGTTCGGTACAAGAAATGCTAGGTCATAGTAATTTATCTACGACACAAATTTACACCCATATTGATTTCGATCATTTGGCGCAAGTTTATGATCAAGCCCATCCAAGGGCACATAAAAACTAAAAGTTAAAAATAGACCGAATAAAAAGATAATTAAATTGGGAAGTTTTAGAGGAATGTAGAGATCATTTGTCTTTT
This genomic stretch from Acinetobacter pittii harbors:
- a CDS encoding amino acid permease, whose translation is MSNQNLSESHEHGELHRSLSNRHLQLIAIGGAIGTGLFMGSGKTISLAGPSILFIYLIIGVMVFFVMRALGELLLSNLEYKSFIDFSTDLIGPWAGYFVGWTYWLCWITIGIADLSAIIYYLQFFNNGLPFTPVEGAMISVAAIVFIMGLNLLTVRLFGELEFWFALIKILAIIILIAVGLWMIFTGFTSTTGEVASFTHLWANGGFFPTGVHGFLAGFQIAIFAFVGVELVGTTAAETKDPARNLPKAINSIPIRIIIFYVLALLIVMSVTPWNKIDPAISPFVNLFSQAGVAAAAILMNLVVLSSVMSSMNSGVFSTSRMLFGLSREDQGPKAFGKLNRRAVPANALYFSAACLLLGAALQYFVPNTVEAFTLATTLSTILFICVWLLIIWSYIRYYTTRPELHAKSTFKLPGGLFTCWITIIFFIGMIYVLSLEPDTFKALKVSPIWFLILIIGYFFFYKPRHKK
- the lptM gene encoding LPS translocon maturation chaperone LptM; this translates as MRRVICLISLLSSSILLSACGQSGALQLPSDPNYDKRAKYLLYRNKEQKQVVQQDEQAEQSVEASAPTQTTSP
- the lysA gene encoding diaminopimelate decarboxylase, which produces MSFTRINGVLHAEQCSMEQLAQQFGTPLYVYSKAAFEKHYLDMDRAFDFIDHQICFAVKSNSNLAVLNVLAKLGAGFDIVSGGELARVLKAGGDASKVVFSGLGKTEADIETSLNVGIACFNVESYAELDRLQKVAARLGKKAPISLRVNPDVDAKTHPYISTGLKENKFGIPSDTVYETYQYAASLPNLEIIGIDCHIGSQLTETKPFVDALDRVMVMIEELKKLGINLKHIDIGGGLGVCYKDETPPSVEEYANSMKPALEKLGLKVYMEPGRSISANAGALLTKVDLLKPTSHRNFAIIDAAMNDLIRPALYEAWMDIQPVVPSSDAEEKTWDLVGAICETGDFIGKDRSLALKENDLLAVLGAGAYGFVMSSNYNTRGRAAEVMVSGDKAHLIRERETVESLWEKERLLP
- the dapF gene encoding diaminopimelate epimerase encodes the protein MLLEFTKMHGLGNDFMVVDLISQRAYLDTETIQRLADRHFGIGFDQLLIVEPPDLPEADFKYRIFNADGSEVEQCGNGVRCFARFVHERHLTTKTSITVQTKAGIVKPELGQNGWVRVNMGYPKFLPNEIPFIAEQPEALYTLELANDQNISIDVVNMGNPHAVTIVPDVLTADVAGIGPQVESHKRFPERVNAGFMQIIDEKHVRLRVFERGVGETLACGTGACAAAVSGMRRGLLANSVEVELAGGKLQIEWQEGDVVWMTGPTTHVYDGRLDLRYFQG
- the yrhP gene encoding LysE family translocator — protein: MTTILIPYLIAITLLTLTPGLDTTLIIRTATLEGKSKAFQAAVGINLGCIAWGIVVACGLGALLMASDLAFNILKWMGAAYLAWLGLNMILKPRSQLADTQESHSNRSTSENWFIKGFLGNLLNPKVGIFYISFLPQFIPPQASAVTWVMGLVMIHVVIGIVWSILLILAMQPLSRYLKQPKFVKYMDRITGSIFVLFALKLALSKR
- the xerA gene encoding site-specific tyrosine recombinase/integron integrase, whose protein sequence is MWLKERKIQNQSEHTITAYERDVKSFLEFCEQKKLDLRNIEASDLREYLAQRVEQDQLSSSSMQRHLTSIRQFMKWAEQGKYLEVNPTDDFKLKRQPRPLPGMIDIETVNQILDQPMPEKPVDQQLWLRDKAMLELLYSSGLRLAELQGLTVKDVDFNRQLVRITGKGNKTRIVPFGKKAKESLLNWLKVYKIWKGYFDQNDSVFISLRGGALTPRQIEKRVKLQAQRAGVNVDLHPHLLRHCFASHMLSSSGDLRSVQEMLGHSNLSTTQIYTHIDFDHLAQVYDQAHPRAHKN